A window of Desulfomonile tiedjei genomic DNA:
TGGCCTTTGGCGGCGGGGTGAGTATTGAGACCATAGGCAAGCTGAAAAATCTGGACCTCGACATCCTGGATATAGGCAGACAGATCGTAGATGCTCCGATTTTGGATATGAGGTTGGAAGTCATCGACATGAAAAGTTGAGAGAGGTTTTTCCAAGTGGCAGAATTTGATTTGCTCAACAAGACCGAGCTGACTGTGAACGGAATATCTCTGAAGAACGTCAACTTGGATGAGATTGCCCATGTGGCCGCGGACACGCTCAATTTAGAACGCAAAGACCTGCTCGTTACGGACGTTCAGGGCGACAATCTGGTGATTGACATCCTAAAAAGAGGGCTGGATGCCCATAATATTGTCGCGAAAAAAGATGAATTGCTACAGAGGTTATCCAAGCTCCCCGGGGTAGGCATCACCGAACGGACCTCTGTCTCTTCCAAGGGAATGCTGAGCTGGATAGCGATGGAGTCTGCCCAAGGAAGAAAGGCCTTAAAGAGGGCAGAAATGATGGCGGAGGACATCCGGCAAAGATTGGAAAAAACGGCCGTTGTCTTTTCCACGGGAGCTGAAGTCGCCGGCGGCCTGGTGATGGATACCAACACCCCCGCTATTAGCCGGCGGCTGAACTCGGAAGGGTATTCCGTGAAGTTAGGGCCAACCCTCAAGGATGATGAAATGCTGATCGCGGCACATTTGAGGCAAGCCGCCGATGACGGGTACGGCCTGGTGATTACTACGGGCGGGGTAGGCGCCGAAGACAAAGACCGAACTATCGAGGCGGTACTGATTCTAGACCCCGAGGCTGCCACTCCGCACATACTCAAATATGAACTGGGAGTGGGGAGACACAAACACAAAGACAGCGTCAGGATCGGGGTGGGCCAGGTCGCTAAGACCCTCATCGTAGCTTTGCCCGGACCGAATGACGAGGTACAGGTCGGCCTGGACGCCCTTGTCCAAGGCCTTGCTTCCCAGTCAAACAAAGAGCAATTGGCCGAGGACATAGCAGACCGTTTGAGAAAAAGGATGAAAGAAAAACTTGACGGAAGCCCTGATGCTGAAGGCCGGCCCTCGGTACATTAAAAAAGGGCTGACCAGCCCAAATCCAAACCCCGACATATAAGGTTCAAGCACTTACGGTGGCAGCCACCTCCGCTTTCCGAAGAGGAGGTGGCTATTGCAGCCACGGAATTGTTCACTTGGCAAATGAGAGGCTGCTAGCTGGTCATCATCCAAAGCTGCATCTCCAATTCCTGTAGGGGCGCATGGCGTGCGCCCGTATTAGGGCGACCACCGGTCGCCCCTACAGGAGTAGGCGATGAGAAACAAGCACGGATACCATGTGGTCGGCGCTATGATTTCCGCGAAAGTGAGGCATTCTTTGCCAAGCGCATAATTTCGTGCAGCCAAATCCGGATATGCCGGCTTCGCTATGGTAGGGGCCGGCGTCCCTGAGGGCCGACGGCGGATTCATCTCCTAGCGAGAAACCCTGCCTGACCAATCGGTAGTCCTTTAGTTCCAGGCGACTTCATGCAGGGGCGTCGACAAGGCCGACGGGGGCGCCGGCCCCTGCCAAGGCAATAATCTTTACAGGAACGGCAAAATTCGAAATAAGCAGGAGGAGTCATGACGGAATCATTGT
This region includes:
- a CDS encoding competence/damage-inducible protein A codes for the protein MAEFDLLNKTELTVNGISLKNVNLDEIAHVAADTLNLERKDLLVTDVQGDNLVIDILKRGLDAHNIVAKKDELLQRLSKLPGVGITERTSVSSKGMLSWIAMESAQGRKALKRAEMMAEDIRQRLEKTAVVFSTGAEVAGGLVMDTNTPAISRRLNSEGYSVKLGPTLKDDEMLIAAHLRQAADDGYGLVITTGGVGAEDKDRTIEAVLILDPEAATPHILKYELGVGRHKHKDSVRIGVGQVAKTLIVALPGPNDEVQVGLDALVQGLASQSNKEQLAEDIADRLRKRMKEKLDGSPDAEGRPSVH